In the genome of Pseudomonadota bacterium, one region contains:
- a CDS encoding tetratricopeptide repeat protein, which translates to MNIRSRALSCACMLILTISLNLAPARADVAPASADFSTAMQLFYQQDWPKAIDAFQKVVEKDPRDTMAWFFLFDAYIKRNDLRSMLYQLEQKAVASDNKNPQALAQLGLGYLARYMKEPQTSILDEAQKTLEKAIELDKSNALAHTGLGLVYYTRRMIPRAKGNFLEAARSNPNDIMALERIGEITMVDEKRPQEANEMFAQLAARAPSYPDAWWYVGSSFYDMGEYERCVENLKKVIELDPNGVTQGYRAPMLMGKAYLKLKNYSAAKDAFLLELKLNPNSEEARYLLEQSQPRTSPQPPSDKKGNGKKTGS; encoded by the coding sequence GTGAACATCCGATCGAGGGCGCTCTCATGCGCCTGCATGCTCATTCTCACGATCTCGCTGAACCTGGCACCCGCACGGGCCGATGTCGCGCCCGCCAGTGCAGATTTCTCCACCGCGATGCAGCTGTTCTACCAGCAAGACTGGCCAAAGGCCATCGATGCCTTCCAGAAGGTGGTGGAGAAAGACCCGCGCGACACCATGGCCTGGTTCTTCCTGTTCGACGCCTACATCAAGCGCAACGATCTGCGGTCGATGCTCTACCAGCTCGAGCAGAAGGCCGTAGCCAGCGACAACAAGAACCCGCAGGCTCTCGCCCAGCTGGGCCTCGGCTATCTCGCACGCTACATGAAAGAACCCCAGACGTCCATTCTCGACGAAGCGCAGAAGACGCTCGAGAAGGCGATCGAGCTCGACAAGTCAAATGCGCTCGCCCACACTGGGCTGGGCCTCGTGTACTACACCCGCCGCATGATCCCCCGTGCCAAGGGCAACTTCCTCGAAGCCGCGCGCAGCAATCCGAACGACATCATGGCCCTTGAGCGCATCGGAGAGATCACGATGGTCGACGAGAAGCGCCCGCAAGAAGCCAATGAGATGTTCGCGCAGCTGGCGGCGCGCGCGCCCTCCTACCCCGACGCCTGGTGGTATGTGGGCTCGAGCTTCTATGACATGGGCGAGTACGAGCGTTGCGTCGAGAACCTCAAGAAGGTCATTGAGCTCGACCCCAACGGCGTGACCCAGGGGTATCGCGCCCCCATGCTCATGGGCAAGGCCTATCTCAAGCTCAAGAACTACTCGGCGGCAAAAGACGCCTTCCTCCTCGAGCTGAAGCTCAACCCCAACAGCGAAGAGGCGCGGTACCTGCTCGAGCAGTCACAGCCTCGAA
- a CDS encoding lytic transglycosylase domain-containing protein codes for GTYEQVYYGNDAYIAAYHRVIRTYNPRISSDDLDTVVRSILYYSWYFKIDPRFVVAVVANESRFQTHAVSSAGAQGLGQLMPETAASMGVNPHVPYQNIQGTVRYLKQMLNHFTHLDRHTQMRLALASYNAGYGAVTRYGGVPPYAETQNYVQVVMAEFRKLSGER; via the coding sequence GGGCACGTACGAGCAGGTCTACTACGGCAACGACGCCTACATCGCCGCCTATCATCGCGTCATCCGCACCTACAACCCGCGCATCTCGAGTGACGATCTCGACACCGTCGTTCGGAGCATCCTCTACTACAGCTGGTACTTCAAGATCGACCCCCGGTTCGTGGTGGCCGTCGTGGCCAACGAATCTCGCTTCCAGACGCACGCAGTGTCTTCCGCTGGCGCGCAAGGCCTGGGTCAGCTGATGCCCGAGACCGCTGCATCGATGGGGGTGAACCCGCACGTTCCCTACCAGAACATCCAGGGCACGGTGCGCTACCTCAAGCAGATGCTCAACCACTTCACCCATCTCGACCGCCACACACAGATGCGGCTTGCGCTGGCCAGCTACAACGCCGGATACGGAGCGGTCACCCGCTATGGCGGCGTCCCTCCGTACGCAGAGACGCAGAACTACGTACAGGTGGTGATGGCGGAGTTCCGCAAGCTGAGCGGCGAGCGCTGA